One region of Thalassophryne amazonica chromosome 16, fThaAma1.1, whole genome shotgun sequence genomic DNA includes:
- the aldh3b1 gene encoding aldehyde dehydrogenase family 3 member B1 — protein METHSQIIDRLRSTFRAGVTLPEQFRRSQLSNLLRMVQENEQQILDALHKDLAKPRFEAILSEIDIVINELHYTISNLRSWMQPEYVSKNLATKLDDCFVRREPLGVVLIIGAWNYPFQLSLVPTIGAIAAGNCVVIKPSEISAATECLIAELIPKYLSQECCAVVCGGPEETKALLKNRFDHIFFTGSQAVARSILQVASVYLTPVTVELGGKCPCFIHSHVNIAAAAHRLAWAKFFNAGQSCVAPDYVLCSQATCDALVPALRKALEEFYGNEPQTSCDLSRIVSHKHWNHLTELLKKSKGKVVVGGESDQETKYIAPTVVVDVLEDDALMEEEIFGPVLPILTVESLEECISFINNREKPLALYVFSDESSVVNNVLEKTSSGGFCSNDGIVYMTLPGLPFGGVGGSGFGHYHGRWGFETFSHRRACMLRGWGLERLNSLRYPPYQDDKLGWLRWTASLKTSCSIM, from the exons ATGGAAACCCATAGTCAAATCATTGACAGGCTTCGTTCAACATTCCGGGCGGGCGTCACACTACCAGAGCAGTTTCGTCGTTCTCAGCTGTCCAACCTTTTGCGTATGGTCCAAGAGAACGAGCAACAGATTTTGGATGCCTTGCACAAAGACCTCGCAAAG CCAAGATTTGAAGCCATTCTGTCCGAGATCGACATTGTGATTAATGAGCTCCACTACACCATTTCAAACCTCAGAAGCTGGATGCAACCGGAATATGTCAGCAAAAACCTG GCAACAAAGCTAGATGACTGTTTTGTCCGGAGGGAACCGCTTGGGGTTGTTTTAATCATTGGGGCATGGAATTACCCTTTCCAGCTGTCTCTAGTGCCCACGATTGGAGCCATTGCGGCAG GAAACTGTGTGGTCATCAAGCCTTCGGAGATCAGTGCAGCCACAGAGTGTCTAATCGCAGAGCTCATCCCCAAATATCTTTCTCAG GAGTGCTGTGCAGTAGTTTGTGGTGGACCTGAGGAGACCAAGGCACTCCTGAAGAATCGATTTGACCATATCTTCTTCACAG GTTCTCAGGCTGTTGCACGCAGCATTTTGCAGGTGGCCTCAGTCTACCTGACCCCAGTGACAGTGGAACTTGGTGGCAAGTGTCCGTGCTTCATACACAGTCATGTGAACATTGCAGCTGCTGCCCACCGCTTGGCGTGGGCTAAGTTCTTTAACGCCGGCCAGAGCTGTGTGGCACCAGATTATGTTCTGTGCTCGCAGGCCACTTGTGACGCCCTGGTTCCTGCCTTACGCAAAGCCCTGGAAGAATTTTATGGCAATGAGCCTCAGACCAGTTGCGATCTGTCGCGGATCGTGTCGCACAAGCATTGGAATCATCTGACAGAGCTGCTTAAGAAGTCCAAAGGCAAAGTTGTTGTAGGAGGAGAGAGCGATCAGGAGACCAAGTACATAG CTCCCACGGTGGTGGTGGATGTCTTAGAAGATGACGccctgatggaggaggagattttTGGGCCAGTTCTGCCCATCTTGACAGTCGAGTCTCTGGAGGAATGCATCAGCTTCATCAACAACAGGGAGAAGCCACTGGCTCTCTACGTTTTCTCTGATGAGTCCTCT gttgtaaACAATGTGCTGGAAAAGACCAGCAGTGGAGGGTTCTGCTCTAATGATGGGATTGTCTACATGACCCTGCCAGGCCTCCCGTTTGGAGGTGTAG GTGGCAGCGGCTTTGGCCACTACCACGGCCGCTGGGGCTTCGAGACGTTCAGCCACCGGCGCGCCTGCATGCTGCGTGGCTGGGGTCTGGAACGACTGAACAGTTTGCGCTACCCGCCTTACCAAGATGACAAACTGGGCTGGCTGCGCTGGACCGCCTCTTTGAAGACAAGCTGCTCCATC